The Bifidobacterium eulemuris genome includes a window with the following:
- a CDS encoding alpha/beta hydrolase yields MTDKITMATPEGVPYDYWTEVDGDLNDCPESLAAVIREARLGFVRCDEARVPLWHDPEGVDIIEDLHYADDADEVRGHRLDLYLPHDAVVRGGRTLPVYVDVHGGGFVYGYKELNRNFCTHLAERGFAVFSLNYRPLPQTDFVGQLRDIATALAWIRDHRHEYPIAQDGVWMTGDSAGGCLAFFTTAIEHSPELARQLGVTPSGVNVLGAALISGVYNMLPYMPREDGESQIDPDHSSLLHRFSDSMLGCVKDLDPRTFDLGEITSKVDLPPLFLNTSSDDFIQNETLRLAMHLAEADADFELHDWKTAPAETLGHVFPVCMTWLEESGVVLDMIRDFTYARL; encoded by the coding sequence ATGACGGATAAGATCACGATGGCCACACCCGAGGGAGTGCCGTACGACTACTGGACGGAGGTGGATGGCGATCTGAACGACTGTCCCGAATCCTTGGCCGCGGTCATCCGAGAGGCCCGTCTGGGCTTCGTTCGGTGCGACGAGGCTCGCGTGCCATTATGGCACGACCCCGAAGGCGTGGATATCATCGAGGATCTTCACTATGCCGACGATGCCGATGAGGTTCGTGGCCACAGGCTCGACCTCTACCTGCCCCACGACGCCGTGGTTCGTGGCGGGCGCACGCTTCCCGTGTACGTGGATGTGCACGGCGGCGGATTCGTATACGGATACAAGGAGCTCAATCGCAATTTCTGCACCCATCTGGCCGAACGTGGCTTCGCCGTGTTCTCATTGAATTACCGTCCGTTGCCGCAAACCGATTTCGTCGGACAACTGCGGGATATCGCCACGGCGCTGGCATGGATTCGCGACCATCGGCATGAGTACCCCATCGCGCAGGACGGCGTATGGATGACCGGCGATTCCGCCGGCGGATGCTTGGCGTTCTTCACCACGGCGATCGAGCATTCGCCGGAGCTGGCTCGCCAGCTCGGCGTGACGCCCAGTGGAGTCAATGTCCTCGGCGCGGCCCTCATTTCAGGCGTGTACAACATGCTGCCGTATATGCCGCGTGAGGATGGCGAATCCCAGATCGATCCCGATCACAGCTCCCTTTTGCATAGGTTCTCCGACAGCATGCTGGGATGCGTGAAGGATCTGGATCCGCGCACATTCGATCTCGGCGAGATCACAAGCAAGGTCGATCTGCCGCCGTTGTTCCTGAACACCAGCAGCGATGATTTCATTCAAAACGAGACGCTGCGTCTCGCCATGCATTTGGCCGAGGCGGACGCCGATTTCGAACTGCATGATTGGAAAACCGCCCCTGCCGAGACGCTGGGACACGTGTTCCCCGTATGCATGACCTGGCTTGAGGAAAGCGGCGTCGTGCTCGATATGATCCGCGATTTCACCTACGCGCGCTTGTAA
- the glgA gene encoding glycogen synthase encodes MKVDILTREYPPKVYGGAGVHAEELSKVLAERVDVTVRAFDGPRTEADIPEIPGENPAGSLKLVGYDTPAELSDANGAIKTLGVDLQIANDVDADISHAHTWYACMAGYLAKMLHGTPLVITAHSLEPFRPWKKEQLGGGYNLSSWAEKEAYEHADRVIAVSAGMREDILAAYPNVDPDKVVVVHNGITMSQFETPADDDPGWKVFERYNIDRSKPTLLFVGRITRQKGLPYLLKALHLVDPGIQVVLCAGAPDTPEIMEEVKTAFAKLDEERGNIVWIEEMLPKHELNALEHGCDAFICPSIYEPLGIVNLEAMACGLPVVASATGGIPEVVVDGETGYLVPIDQLHDGTGTPTNPDKFVQDMADAINRIMADPELAKKMGQAGYERARDMFSWESIADKTVAVYQSVLDEQ; translated from the coding sequence ATGAAGGTTGATATCCTTACCCGCGAATACCCGCCGAAAGTCTATGGCGGCGCCGGCGTGCACGCCGAGGAGCTGTCCAAGGTGCTGGCTGAGCGCGTCGACGTGACCGTACGTGCCTTCGACGGCCCGCGCACCGAAGCCGACATCCCCGAAATTCCCGGCGAGAATCCGGCCGGATCGCTCAAACTCGTCGGCTACGACACCCCCGCGGAGCTATCGGACGCCAACGGCGCGATTAAAACGCTCGGAGTGGATCTGCAGATCGCCAACGATGTGGATGCCGACATCAGCCACGCGCACACCTGGTACGCCTGCATGGCCGGCTATCTGGCGAAGATGCTGCACGGCACCCCGCTGGTCATCACCGCGCACAGTCTGGAGCCCTTCCGCCCGTGGAAGAAGGAGCAGCTCGGCGGCGGCTACAATCTGAGTTCCTGGGCCGAGAAGGAGGCCTACGAGCATGCCGACCGTGTGATCGCCGTCTCCGCCGGTATGCGCGAGGATATCCTCGCGGCCTATCCGAACGTCGACCCGGATAAGGTGGTTGTGGTGCATAACGGCATCACGATGAGCCAGTTCGAAACCCCGGCCGACGACGATCCGGGCTGGAAGGTGTTCGAGCGCTACAACATCGACCGCAGCAAGCCGACCCTGCTGTTCGTGGGCCGCATCACCCGACAGAAAGGCCTGCCGTATCTGCTCAAGGCCCTGCATCTGGTCGACCCCGGCATCCAGGTGGTGCTGTGCGCCGGCGCGCCCGACACTCCGGAGATCATGGAGGAGGTCAAAACCGCGTTCGCCAAGCTCGACGAGGAGCGCGGCAACATCGTCTGGATCGAAGAGATGCTGCCCAAGCATGAGCTCAACGCGCTCGAGCATGGCTGCGACGCGTTCATCTGCCCGTCGATCTACGAGCCGCTCGGCATCGTGAACCTCGAGGCCATGGCCTGCGGTCTGCCGGTCGTCGCCTCCGCCACCGGCGGCATCCCCGAGGTCGTCGTCGACGGCGAAACCGGCTATCTCGTGCCGATCGACCAGCTGCACGACGGCACCGGCACCCCCACCAATCCGGACAAGTTCGTGCAGGATATGGCCGACGCGATCAACAGGATCATGGCCGATCCCGAACTCGCCAAGAAGATGGGCCAGGCCGGCTACGAGCGCGCCCGCGACATGTTCAGCTGGGAGTCCATCGCCGACAAGACGGTCGCCGTCTACCAGTCGGTGCTTGACGAGCAATAG
- a CDS encoding ABC transporter ATP-binding protein, whose translation MYEITLALRDVEFRRRRRVILTDVNLTVKRGEKWVLFGPNGIGKSSLVQMMSTRGFPSNGTVDILGNRMGKVDVFSYRNRIGLSSAELARSFPPQEDPLDAVVTALTATTGRWREDFTDEDYAKARSLMTQFGIDYLEGKMMFKLSEGERTRVLICRALMADPDLLILDEPTTGLDLGGRELALRALSRIGEEDTDRTVILVTHRLEEIPVGFDHVAIMGRITGSEADAYADNVAGNDPAPGTIIYTGDLEHGFTAERLSAIFGLDLTVTHDNGRWGAFASAAL comes from the coding sequence ATGTACGAAATCACTTTGGCATTGCGTGATGTGGAGTTCCGCCGTCGCAGGCGTGTGATTCTGACCGACGTGAACCTCACCGTCAAGCGTGGCGAGAAGTGGGTGCTGTTCGGTCCCAACGGCATCGGCAAATCCTCACTCGTGCAGATGATGAGCACGCGCGGATTCCCCTCCAACGGCACGGTCGACATCCTCGGCAACCGCATGGGCAAGGTCGACGTGTTCTCCTACCGCAACCGCATCGGCTTGAGTTCGGCTGAGCTCGCGCGGTCCTTCCCTCCCCAGGAGGATCCGCTCGACGCCGTGGTGACCGCGCTCACCGCCACCACCGGTCGTTGGCGCGAGGATTTCACCGACGAGGACTACGCCAAGGCACGTAGCCTCATGACCCAGTTCGGCATCGATTATCTCGAGGGCAAGATGATGTTCAAACTCTCCGAGGGCGAACGCACGCGTGTGCTGATCTGCCGGGCCCTGATGGCCGATCCCGATCTGCTCATCCTCGACGAGCCGACCACCGGACTCGACCTGGGCGGACGCGAACTCGCCTTGCGGGCGCTCAGCCGCATCGGCGAAGAGGATACCGACCGCACGGTGATTCTCGTCACGCATCGTCTTGAGGAGATTCCCGTCGGATTCGACCATGTGGCCATTATGGGCCGCATCACCGGCAGCGAGGCCGACGCCTATGCCGACAATGTGGCGGGCAATGATCCCGCGCCCGGCACGATCATCTACACCGGAGACCTCGAGCACGGTTTCACCGCCGAACGGCTCAGCGCCATCTTCGGCCTCGACCTCACCGTGACCCACGACAACGGCCGTTGGGGCGCCTTCGCCTCCGCCGCGCTGTAA
- a CDS encoding tRNA (adenine-N1)-methyltransferase has product MRRGAFEAGEKVQFTDRKAKKITDQLVAGGSTQTEHGLILHDDVIGRTEGVLVTTVTAKRESQLNQAHPERDASKPWKATRAIGGWQYAVMRPRLADYVLSMPRGAQIMYPKDVAQVIQLGDIRAGARVLESGAGSGAMSLNLLDAVGESGHLTTIELRPDFARVAEANATLYYGERPAWWDLKTGDFDSVAATLEEHSFDRVVLDMLDPWNRLEQAYRVIAPGGVLIAYITTTTQMSRLVEALREAGTWTEPMIQETLERSWKAQGLAVRPDHQMIGHTGFLVVSRAMAEGFQALRKRDRATKDTVTDIDDLTPEEREAQLEDLELRDISDRKLRKVLRDLDRQVAALGGDTADYLQE; this is encoded by the coding sequence ATGAGACGCGGAGCATTTGAGGCGGGGGAGAAGGTGCAGTTCACCGATCGCAAGGCGAAGAAGATCACCGACCAGCTGGTGGCGGGCGGGAGCACGCAGACCGAGCATGGTCTGATCCTGCACGACGATGTGATCGGCCGGACCGAGGGCGTTCTCGTCACCACGGTGACCGCCAAACGTGAGTCGCAGCTCAACCAGGCGCATCCCGAACGCGACGCGTCCAAGCCTTGGAAGGCGACACGTGCGATCGGTGGATGGCAGTACGCGGTGATGCGCCCGCGGTTGGCCGATTATGTGCTGTCCATGCCGCGCGGCGCGCAGATCATGTATCCCAAGGATGTCGCCCAGGTCATCCAGCTCGGCGACATCCGCGCCGGCGCGCGCGTGCTCGAATCCGGTGCCGGTTCGGGCGCGATGAGTCTGAATCTGCTCGACGCGGTGGGGGAGTCGGGGCATCTGACCACCATCGAATTGCGTCCCGACTTCGCCCGCGTGGCGGAGGCGAACGCGACGCTGTATTACGGGGAACGCCCCGCATGGTGGGATCTGAAAACCGGGGATTTCGATTCCGTCGCCGCCACTCTTGAGGAGCATTCCTTCGACCGCGTCGTACTCGATATGCTCGACCCGTGGAACCGCTTGGAGCAGGCGTACCGTGTGATCGCGCCCGGCGGCGTGCTTATCGCCTACATCACCACCACCACGCAGATGAGCCGTCTGGTGGAGGCCTTGCGCGAGGCCGGCACGTGGACGGAGCCGATGATCCAGGAGACGCTGGAGCGCAGTTGGAAGGCTCAGGGTCTCGCCGTGCGCCCCGACCATCAGATGATCGGGCACACCGGATTCCTCGTCGTCTCACGGGCGATGGCGGAGGGTTTCCAGGCGTTGAGGAAACGCGACCGCGCCACCAAGGATACGGTCACCGACATCGACGATTTGACGCCCGAGGAGCGCGAGGCGCAACTGGAGGATCTCGAATTGCGGGACATCTCCGACCGCAAACTCCGTAAGGTGCTGCGCGATCTCGACAGGCAGGTCGCCGCGCTTGGCGGCGATACGGCCGATTATCTGCAAGAATAG
- a CDS encoding SixA phosphatase family protein, with translation MGVNVSKVAKKAKNYNHILLVMRHAKAEPSNPDGDRSREITDKGLKQAKKVAKGLVGMKLKPGRIACSAATRATQTLDRMLKTFGDEPTVDYRQSLYDGGMQSIFDELAHTKPKTRVLMVLGHEPTVSICSQWLASSASDPAVLDLLNLGVSPASVVVFGSNKPFDQWQTHSGDLLAVITAKDFD, from the coding sequence ATGGGCGTCAATGTGAGCAAGGTGGCCAAAAAGGCCAAGAACTACAACCATATTCTGCTGGTGATGAGGCACGCCAAGGCCGAGCCGTCCAACCCGGACGGCGACCGCAGCCGTGAGATCACCGACAAAGGACTCAAACAGGCGAAAAAGGTGGCCAAAGGCTTGGTCGGCATGAAGCTCAAGCCCGGACGCATCGCCTGTTCGGCGGCGACACGCGCCACGCAGACGTTGGATCGCATGCTCAAAACCTTCGGCGACGAGCCGACCGTCGACTACCGCCAAAGCCTGTACGACGGCGGCATGCAGAGCATCTTCGACGAGTTGGCGCATACCAAGCCGAAAACCCGCGTGCTGATGGTGCTCGGCCATGAGCCCACCGTGTCCATCTGCAGCCAGTGGCTCGCCTCGTCCGCCTCTGATCCGGCCGTGCTCGATCTGCTCAATCTGGGTGTCTCGCCCGCCTCCGTGGTGGTGTTCGGCTCGAACAAGCCCTTCGACCAGTGGCAGACCCACAGCGGCGACCTGCTCGCCGTGATCACCGCCAAGGATTTCGACTAA
- the metE gene encoding 5-methyltetrahydropteroyltriglutamate--homocysteine S-methyltransferase, producing the protein MSALTSVSGFPRVGQNRELKKIIEGYWKGANTLGEVRATAKELRAKHWKLQQAAGIDLIPSNDFSFYDQVLDTAILLNAIPQRYQRLAFENPEETLFAMGRGYQGEKGDVTALPMKKWFTTNYHYLVPEIDAATDIKLNGTKPFDEYLEAKELGIDTKPVLIGPYTFLKLARDPQAQELEFDKGLVNAVSAVYAEALAKFAELGAAWVQIDEPYLVLDKEPGDVELFKALYAKILPARDGKVKVLLNTYFGHIADVYETVNLLGFDGIGLDLNEGKDENLAALAQYGVAEGTVIFAGVINGRNIWRNDYAVSLGLVDAIKQITPNVAVSTASSLLHVPFSTEGENGLDEGVLKHFAFAVEKLGELRDVAELADADEDAKKASAALTANQALFDGTRVAADPAVAARLAQLTDADFTRQPARAERQQLQREALNLPLLPTTTIGSFPQTREVRAERAKLRKGEIDQATYDAFIKQQIDDCIKSQEEIGLDVLVHGEFERNDMVEYFGQNLNGFLFTKNAWVQSYGTRCVKPPIVWGDVSRANPITVEWSAYAQSRTDRVMKGMLTGPVTILNWSWPREDITHEQQTQQLALAIRDEVLDLEAAGIKVIQIDEAALREKLPLRKTDWHAKYLDWAIPAFRLVHSAVKPATQIHTHMCYSEFNDIIRDIDAMDADVISFEASRGDLVVLDAIHEAEFETEAGPGVYDIHSPRIPSEAEIEERIGEILKKMDVSKVWINPDCGLKTRGVAETWPSLEHLVAATKAVRASLS; encoded by the coding sequence ATGTCCGCTTTGACGTCCGTCTCAGGTTTCCCGCGCGTCGGCCAGAACCGAGAGCTCAAGAAGATCATCGAAGGCTACTGGAAAGGCGCCAACACGCTCGGCGAGGTGCGTGCCACCGCCAAGGAGCTGCGCGCCAAGCATTGGAAGCTGCAACAGGCCGCCGGCATCGATCTGATCCCCAGCAATGATTTCAGCTTCTACGATCAGGTGCTCGACACCGCCATCCTGCTCAACGCCATCCCGCAGCGCTACCAGCGTCTCGCCTTCGAGAACCCCGAGGAGACGCTGTTCGCCATGGGCCGCGGCTATCAGGGCGAGAAGGGCGATGTGACCGCCCTGCCGATGAAGAAGTGGTTCACCACCAACTACCACTATCTCGTGCCGGAGATCGACGCCGCCACCGACATCAAGCTCAACGGCACCAAGCCCTTCGATGAATACCTGGAGGCCAAGGAGCTCGGCATCGACACCAAGCCGGTGCTTATCGGCCCCTACACCTTCTTGAAGCTCGCCCGCGACCCGCAGGCCCAGGAGCTCGAGTTCGACAAGGGCCTGGTGAACGCCGTGTCCGCCGTCTACGCCGAAGCGCTCGCCAAATTCGCCGAGCTCGGCGCCGCCTGGGTGCAGATCGACGAGCCGTATCTCGTGCTCGACAAGGAGCCGGGCGACGTGGAGCTGTTCAAGGCGCTGTACGCCAAGATCCTTCCCGCCCGCGACGGCAAGGTCAAGGTGCTGCTCAACACCTATTTCGGTCATATCGCCGACGTGTACGAGACCGTGAACCTGCTCGGCTTCGACGGCATCGGCCTGGATCTGAACGAAGGCAAGGACGAGAACCTCGCCGCCCTCGCGCAGTACGGCGTGGCCGAAGGCACCGTGATCTTCGCCGGCGTGATCAACGGCCGCAACATCTGGCGCAACGACTACGCCGTGAGTCTCGGACTGGTGGATGCCATCAAGCAGATCACGCCGAACGTGGCCGTCTCCACCGCCAGCTCCCTGCTGCACGTGCCGTTCAGCACCGAAGGAGAGAACGGTCTCGACGAGGGGGTGCTCAAGCATTTCGCGTTCGCCGTGGAGAAGCTCGGCGAGCTTCGCGACGTGGCCGAACTGGCCGACGCCGATGAGGACGCCAAGAAGGCCTCCGCCGCGCTCACCGCCAATCAGGCGCTGTTCGACGGCACCCGCGTGGCCGCCGACCCGGCCGTGGCGGCACGTCTGGCCCAGCTGACGGACGCCGATTTCACCCGCCAGCCCGCGCGCGCCGAACGCCAGCAGCTGCAGCGTGAGGCGCTGAATCTGCCGCTGCTGCCCACCACCACGATCGGATCCTTCCCGCAGACCCGCGAGGTGCGTGCCGAGCGCGCCAAGCTGCGCAAGGGCGAGATCGACCAGGCCACCTACGACGCGTTCATCAAACAGCAGATCGACGACTGCATCAAGAGCCAGGAGGAGATTGGCCTCGACGTGCTGGTGCATGGCGAGTTCGAGCGCAACGATATGGTCGAGTACTTCGGCCAGAACCTCAACGGCTTCTTGTTCACCAAGAACGCGTGGGTGCAGTCCTACGGCACCCGCTGCGTCAAGCCTCCGATCGTGTGGGGCGATGTCTCGCGCGCCAACCCGATCACCGTGGAATGGTCGGCCTATGCGCAGTCGCGCACGGACCGCGTGATGAAGGGCATGCTCACCGGCCCGGTGACGATCCTCAACTGGTCCTGGCCGCGCGAGGACATCACCCACGAGCAGCAGACCCAGCAGCTCGCCCTCGCCATCCGTGACGAAGTGCTCGATCTGGAGGCCGCCGGCATCAAGGTGATTCAGATCGATGAGGCCGCGCTGCGCGAGAAGCTGCCGCTGCGCAAAACCGACTGGCATGCGAAGTACCTCGATTGGGCGATCCCCGCGTTCCGTCTGGTCCACTCCGCGGTCAAGCCCGCCACGCAGATCCACACGCATATGTGCTATTCGGAGTTCAACGACATCATCCGCGACATCGACGCGATGGACGCCGACGTGATCTCCTTCGAAGCCTCGCGTGGCGATCTGGTGGTGCTCGACGCGATCCATGAGGCCGAGTTCGAAACCGAGGCGGGCCCGGGCGTGTACGACATCCACTCGCCGCGCATCCCCTCCGAGGCCGAGATCGAGGAGCGCATCGGCGAGATCCTGAAGAAGATGGACGTCTCCAAGGTCTGGATCAATCCCGACTGCGGCCTGAAGACCCGTGGCGTGGCCGAAACATGGCCGAGCCTGGAGCATCTGGTCGCCGCGACCAAGGCCGTGCGAGCCTCGCTGAGCTGA